The Megachile rotundata isolate GNS110a chromosome 3, iyMegRotu1, whole genome shotgun sequence genome includes a window with the following:
- the LOC100880977 gene encoding discoidin domain-containing receptor 2-like isoform X1, translated as MRRALSVISFGMILVAASSPGEQRTARNIFGQCILPLGMEEGKIPDDAITASSSYETKSVGPQNARIRQEKNGGAWCPKAQISSAIREYLEIDLTRNHLIAWTETQGRFGNGQGQEYAEAFFLEYWRDSKWHQYKNLRGDRVLRGNSNTYLVEKQKLDLPFVASRVRFVPYSLHPRTVCMRVEIYGCVWEQYVTRYSAPKGSNLGPGGCNIQDSSYDGVERDSLLVDGLGQLTDGILGEASEIFDCSMSGTNWVGWSERDSVELVFQFQEPREFHDCSVHVARLPEMEVEPFSTLRVWVSPDGENYPPDPEKLELTSIDSNSSTGGTVLASISLRSKIGRFVKMEFSLSQTKWLLLSEVNFHTAPDGKNRSNDSYSIDRPFRSNENQSESRSRKTELEISGSNETEIFEIREEDLAPDAFPVGTSQTYIGLVSGSLTVIVLFLTCMTFLIKQRGRNKVALLQKHTALLCDSSTPGIAIAPKDVKLSNGLSLVRKPITVLGSNDSQDAQNPRDVAFNDRRPSTVYETTRYDPFSQDDVLVPESSANAVANERTESCSDFNRKCSFTRNKAEFTMPTATSYPSKNPFHFHSTGKTNQKVHEGYYAATDILTIKKRESTSSISSPFTSLCIREKSVRLPRTIDPCEVRRVSRHRLRILDKLGEGNFGLVHLCEAKGIASVDRGTIFENRQTVIVRSLWRGVVDSLRLDFTKDMRILATLRHTNVAKMIALVEEEPFGAVFEYGQFGDLHSFLRCRDSEVGNENDLSYGDRLSFIIQIASGMKYLESLNIPHCDLAARNCIVSQNLTIKVSDHAMFCTKYNHQYFVDGSNAKIPLRWMAWEAVLLNKRSCRADVWSFAVTVWEICMDCKETPYAELTSEQVLENCGRWYQSESRTSRGSSEDVCDGEDNRIKKEENRPRVLSRPPHCSDDLYRVMNKCWSKRSENRPSFEEIYLYLERLALD; from the exons GGCAATGTATTCTCCCGCTCGGCATGGAGGAGGGAAAGATTCCGGATGACGCGATCACCGCATCCTCCAGTTACGAGACTAAATCGGTGGGCCCTCAAAACGCGAG GATCCGACAGGAGAAAAACGGAGGCGCTTGGTGCCCAAAGGCTCAGATCAGCAGTGCGATAAGAGAGTACTTGGAAATTGATTTGACACGAAACCACTTGATCGCTTGGACCGAGACTCAAGGACGATTCGGAAATGGTCAAGGTCAAGAATACGCGGAGGCCTTTTTCCTGGAGTATTGGCGCGACTCGAAGTGGCATCAGTATAAGAACTTGAGGGGTGACAGA GTGCTACGAGGCAACAGTAACACCTACTTAGTAGAGAAACAAAAACTGGATCTGCCGTTCGTGGCCAGCAGAGTGCGATTCGTGCCCTACAGCCTGCACCCGCGCACCGTTTGCATGAGAGTCGAGATCTACGGCTGCGTGTGGGAAC AATACGTGACGAGATACAGCGCGCCGAAGGGATCGAACCTGGGTCCCGGGGGATGCAATATTCAAGATTCATCGTACGACGGCGTTGAACGAGATTCTCTTCTGGTGGATGGCCTAGGGCAGTTGACGGATGGAATTTTAGGAGAAGCTTCAGAGATTTTTGACTGTTCGATGAGTGGTACGAATTGGGTGGGTTGGTCCGAACGCGACAGTGTCGAACTGGTGTTTCAGTTTCAAGAGCCACGGGAATTTCATGATTGCTCTGTGCACGTCGCTCGTCTACCGGAAATGGAAGTCGAG CCGTTCTCAACGTTGAGAGTTTGGGTGTCTCCTGATGGCGAGAACTATCCGCCAGATCCAGAGAAGCTAGAGTTGACGTCGATCGACTCGAACTCGTCCACTGGTGGCACCGTTTTGGCGTCGATCTCCTTGCGATCCAAAATCGGGCGATTCGTGAAAATGGAATTCAGTCTGAGTCAGACGAAGTGGTTGCTCCTCAGCGAAGTTAATTTCCACACTG CACCGGATGGTAAGAATCGGTCAAACGATTCCTACTCCATCGATCGCCCGTTTCGAAGCAATGAAAATCAGAGCGAATCACGGTCGAGGAAAACGGAGCTCGAGATATCGGGCTCCAACGAAACAGAGATCTTCGAGATACGAGAGGAGGACTTGGCACCAGACGCCTTCCCTGTTGGCACGTCGCAAACTTACATCGGCCTAGTCAGCGGCTCACTAACTGTCATCGTCCTCTTTCTGACTTGCATGACTTTCCTGATCAAGCAGCGGGGTCGTAATAAGGTGGCGCTGTTGCAAAAGCACACGGCCCTTCTCTGCGACTCGTCCACTCCTGGCATCGCGATCGCGCCGAAGGACGTTAAGCTTTCGAATGGTTTGTCGCTCGTTCGCAAACCGATTACTGTCCTCGGCTCCAACGATTCGCAGGATGCTCAGAATCCTCGTGATGTCGCTTTCAACGATCGCCGGCCTTCCACCGTTTATGAAACCACTCGTTATGATCCTTTCTCCCAGGACGACGTTCTCGTACCTGAGTCGAGCGCGAACGCTGTTGCGAACGAACGAACCGAATCCTGCTCTG ACTTCAATCGCAAATGCAGCTTCACGAGAAACAAAGCGGAATTCACGATGCCGACTGCGACGAGCTACCCGTCGAAAAATCCGTTCCACTTCCACTCTACGGGGAAAACTAATCAAAAAGTGCATGAAGGATATTACGCGGCAACGGATATTTTAACG ATAAAGAAACGAGAATCGACATCGTCAATCTCGAGTCCGTTTACATCACTCTGCATTCGCGAGAAGAGCGTGCGTCTACCGCGTACGATCGATCCGTGCGAGGTTCGCCGTGTTTCCAGGCACAGATTGAGGATCCTGGATAAGCTCGGAGAAGGGAACTTTGGTTTG GTGCATCTGTGCGAAGCAAAAGGAATCGCGAGCGTAGACAGAGGAACCATTTTCGAAAATCGGCAGACCGTGATAGTCAGATCTCTGTGGCGAGGCGTCGTTGACTCTTTGAG GTTAGACTTTACGAAAGACATGCGGATCTTAGCGACGTTACGACATACGAACGTGGCGAAGATGATAGCGCTGGTGGAAGAGGAACCCTTCGGGGCAGTATTCGAGTACGGTCAATTCGGAGATCTCCACAGCTTTCTACGGTGTCGCGATAGTGAAGTCGGTAACGAAAACGATCTCAG TTACGGCGATCGCTTGAGTTTCATTATCCAGATCGCATCCGGTATGAAGTACTTAGAGTCCTTGAACATCCCGCACTGCGACTTAGCGGCAAG GAATTGCATCGTTTCTCAAAATCTAACGATAAAGGTGTCCGATCACGCAATGTTCtgcaccaaatacaatcatcagTATTTCGTGGATGGGAGCAACGCGAAAATTCCTCTTCGTTGGATGGCCTGGGAGGCGGTTTTGCTG AACAAGCGTAGCTGTCGAGCGGATGTCTGGTCGTTCGCCGTGACAGTCTGGGAGATTTGCATGGACTGCAAAGAGACCCCGTACGCGGAATTAACCTCGGAACAGGTATTGGAGAACTGCGGTCGCTGGTATCAAAGCGAATCGCGTACCAGCAGAGGAAGCAGCGAGGATGTATGCGACGGGGAAGATAATCGTATCAAGAAAGAAGAAAATCGGCCTCGAGTTCTTTCGCGACCTCCGCATTGTTCGGACGATCTCTACCGCGTAATGAACAAATGTTGGAGCAAGCGATCCGAGAACAGACCCAGCTTCGAGGAAATTTATCTCTACCTTGAGAGATTAGCCCTTGATTGA
- the LOC100880977 gene encoding discoidin domain-containing receptor 2-like isoform X2, whose amino-acid sequence MRVEIYGCVWEQYVTRYSAPKGSNLGPGGCNIQDSSYDGVERDSLLVDGLGQLTDGILGEASEIFDCSMSGTNWVGWSERDSVELVFQFQEPREFHDCSVHVARLPEMEVEPFSTLRVWVSPDGENYPPDPEKLELTSIDSNSSTGGTVLASISLRSKIGRFVKMEFSLSQTKWLLLSEVNFHTAPDGKNRSNDSYSIDRPFRSNENQSESRSRKTELEISGSNETEIFEIREEDLAPDAFPVGTSQTYIGLVSGSLTVIVLFLTCMTFLIKQRGRNKVALLQKHTALLCDSSTPGIAIAPKDVKLSNGLSLVRKPITVLGSNDSQDAQNPRDVAFNDRRPSTVYETTRYDPFSQDDVLVPESSANAVANERTESCSDFNRKCSFTRNKAEFTMPTATSYPSKNPFHFHSTGKTNQKVHEGYYAATDILTIKKRESTSSISSPFTSLCIREKSVRLPRTIDPCEVRRVSRHRLRILDKLGEGNFGLVHLCEAKGIASVDRGTIFENRQTVIVRSLWRGVVDSLRLDFTKDMRILATLRHTNVAKMIALVEEEPFGAVFEYGQFGDLHSFLRCRDSEVGNENDLSYGDRLSFIIQIASGMKYLESLNIPHCDLAARNCIVSQNLTIKVSDHAMFCTKYNHQYFVDGSNAKIPLRWMAWEAVLLNKRSCRADVWSFAVTVWEICMDCKETPYAELTSEQVLENCGRWYQSESRTSRGSSEDVCDGEDNRIKKEENRPRVLSRPPHCSDDLYRVMNKCWSKRSENRPSFEEIYLYLERLALD is encoded by the exons ATGAGAGTCGAGATCTACGGCTGCGTGTGGGAAC AATACGTGACGAGATACAGCGCGCCGAAGGGATCGAACCTGGGTCCCGGGGGATGCAATATTCAAGATTCATCGTACGACGGCGTTGAACGAGATTCTCTTCTGGTGGATGGCCTAGGGCAGTTGACGGATGGAATTTTAGGAGAAGCTTCAGAGATTTTTGACTGTTCGATGAGTGGTACGAATTGGGTGGGTTGGTCCGAACGCGACAGTGTCGAACTGGTGTTTCAGTTTCAAGAGCCACGGGAATTTCATGATTGCTCTGTGCACGTCGCTCGTCTACCGGAAATGGAAGTCGAG CCGTTCTCAACGTTGAGAGTTTGGGTGTCTCCTGATGGCGAGAACTATCCGCCAGATCCAGAGAAGCTAGAGTTGACGTCGATCGACTCGAACTCGTCCACTGGTGGCACCGTTTTGGCGTCGATCTCCTTGCGATCCAAAATCGGGCGATTCGTGAAAATGGAATTCAGTCTGAGTCAGACGAAGTGGTTGCTCCTCAGCGAAGTTAATTTCCACACTG CACCGGATGGTAAGAATCGGTCAAACGATTCCTACTCCATCGATCGCCCGTTTCGAAGCAATGAAAATCAGAGCGAATCACGGTCGAGGAAAACGGAGCTCGAGATATCGGGCTCCAACGAAACAGAGATCTTCGAGATACGAGAGGAGGACTTGGCACCAGACGCCTTCCCTGTTGGCACGTCGCAAACTTACATCGGCCTAGTCAGCGGCTCACTAACTGTCATCGTCCTCTTTCTGACTTGCATGACTTTCCTGATCAAGCAGCGGGGTCGTAATAAGGTGGCGCTGTTGCAAAAGCACACGGCCCTTCTCTGCGACTCGTCCACTCCTGGCATCGCGATCGCGCCGAAGGACGTTAAGCTTTCGAATGGTTTGTCGCTCGTTCGCAAACCGATTACTGTCCTCGGCTCCAACGATTCGCAGGATGCTCAGAATCCTCGTGATGTCGCTTTCAACGATCGCCGGCCTTCCACCGTTTATGAAACCACTCGTTATGATCCTTTCTCCCAGGACGACGTTCTCGTACCTGAGTCGAGCGCGAACGCTGTTGCGAACGAACGAACCGAATCCTGCTCTG ACTTCAATCGCAAATGCAGCTTCACGAGAAACAAAGCGGAATTCACGATGCCGACTGCGACGAGCTACCCGTCGAAAAATCCGTTCCACTTCCACTCTACGGGGAAAACTAATCAAAAAGTGCATGAAGGATATTACGCGGCAACGGATATTTTAACG ATAAAGAAACGAGAATCGACATCGTCAATCTCGAGTCCGTTTACATCACTCTGCATTCGCGAGAAGAGCGTGCGTCTACCGCGTACGATCGATCCGTGCGAGGTTCGCCGTGTTTCCAGGCACAGATTGAGGATCCTGGATAAGCTCGGAGAAGGGAACTTTGGTTTG GTGCATCTGTGCGAAGCAAAAGGAATCGCGAGCGTAGACAGAGGAACCATTTTCGAAAATCGGCAGACCGTGATAGTCAGATCTCTGTGGCGAGGCGTCGTTGACTCTTTGAG GTTAGACTTTACGAAAGACATGCGGATCTTAGCGACGTTACGACATACGAACGTGGCGAAGATGATAGCGCTGGTGGAAGAGGAACCCTTCGGGGCAGTATTCGAGTACGGTCAATTCGGAGATCTCCACAGCTTTCTACGGTGTCGCGATAGTGAAGTCGGTAACGAAAACGATCTCAG TTACGGCGATCGCTTGAGTTTCATTATCCAGATCGCATCCGGTATGAAGTACTTAGAGTCCTTGAACATCCCGCACTGCGACTTAGCGGCAAG GAATTGCATCGTTTCTCAAAATCTAACGATAAAGGTGTCCGATCACGCAATGTTCtgcaccaaatacaatcatcagTATTTCGTGGATGGGAGCAACGCGAAAATTCCTCTTCGTTGGATGGCCTGGGAGGCGGTTTTGCTG AACAAGCGTAGCTGTCGAGCGGATGTCTGGTCGTTCGCCGTGACAGTCTGGGAGATTTGCATGGACTGCAAAGAGACCCCGTACGCGGAATTAACCTCGGAACAGGTATTGGAGAACTGCGGTCGCTGGTATCAAAGCGAATCGCGTACCAGCAGAGGAAGCAGCGAGGATGTATGCGACGGGGAAGATAATCGTATCAAGAAAGAAGAAAATCGGCCTCGAGTTCTTTCGCGACCTCCGCATTGTTCGGACGATCTCTACCGCGTAATGAACAAATGTTGGAGCAAGCGATCCGAGAACAGACCCAGCTTCGAGGAAATTTATCTCTACCTTGAGAGATTAGCCCTTGATTGA